A window of Hymenobacter aerilatus contains these coding sequences:
- the aroC gene encoding chorismate synthase, producing MSNTFGTIFRITTFGESHGVGIGVTIDGCPAGLAVDVADIQAALDRRRPGQSDLTTPRKEADQVEVLSGLFGGMTTGTPIGLLIRNQDQASHDYSHIEHAYRPSHADYTYDQKYGRRDYRGGGRSSARETAARVAAGVVAQKLLAHYGIEVASYVSQVGAVAVPVGYEELDLSLIDSNPVRCPHPETAERMAALIRQTRDRHDTVGGIVTGVVRHVPAGLGEPVFDKLHAELGKAMLSINAVKGFEYGSGFAGTLLFGSEHNDQFYTDEAGEVRTRTNHSGGIQGGISNGQDIYFRVAFKPVATILQPQQTINDQGEEISLAGKGRHDPCVLPRAVPIVDAMTNLVLADMILRARANKV from the coding sequence CGCACGGCGTGGGTATTGGCGTTACCATCGACGGCTGTCCGGCCGGGTTGGCGGTAGATGTGGCCGATATTCAGGCGGCGCTGGACCGGCGTCGGCCGGGCCAGTCAGACCTGACCACGCCGCGCAAAGAGGCCGACCAGGTAGAGGTACTCTCGGGTCTGTTTGGGGGGATGACAACGGGCACGCCCATTGGCCTGCTCATCCGCAACCAGGACCAGGCCAGCCACGATTACTCCCACATCGAGCACGCCTACCGCCCTTCCCACGCCGATTATACCTACGACCAGAAATACGGCCGCCGCGACTACCGGGGCGGCGGGCGCAGCTCGGCCCGAGAAACGGCCGCCCGTGTGGCCGCTGGGGTAGTAGCCCAGAAGCTGCTGGCTCACTACGGTATTGAGGTGGCTAGCTACGTGTCGCAGGTAGGGGCCGTGGCCGTGCCGGTGGGGTACGAGGAGCTGGACCTGAGCCTGATCGACTCCAACCCCGTGCGCTGCCCGCATCCTGAAACGGCTGAGCGTATGGCCGCCCTTATTCGCCAGACCCGCGACCGGCACGATACGGTAGGCGGTATCGTGACGGGGGTAGTGCGACACGTGCCGGCTGGCCTGGGCGAACCGGTGTTCGACAAGCTGCACGCTGAGCTGGGCAAGGCTATGCTGAGTATCAACGCCGTGAAGGGCTTTGAGTACGGCTCGGGCTTTGCCGGCACGCTGCTCTTCGGGTCTGAGCACAACGACCAGTTTTACACCGATGAAGCCGGCGAAGTACGCACCCGTACCAATCATTCGGGCGGCATTCAGGGCGGTATCAGCAATGGGCAGGATATCTATTTCCGAGTGGCTTTTAAGCCAGTAGCTACCATTCTACAACCCCAGCAAACCATCAACGACCAGGGTGAGGAAATCAGCTTGGCCGGCAAAGGCCGCCACGACCCATGCGTACTACCCCGCGCCGTGCCCATCGTAGACGCTATGACCAACCTCGTACTCGCCGACATGATCCTGCGCGCCAGAGCGAATAAAGTGTAA
- a CDS encoding sodium:proton antiporter: MLLPFISLLGLIASGPLLFPHFWERNYARIAIALGLLMLLYYGFARHDWHMAIETLAEYVSFVTLLGALYVVGGTMYLNIGLQGTPQRNVILLTVGAVLASLIGTTGASLVLIRPFIRLNDERIKPYHIVFFIFIVSNVGGLLTPLGDPPLFIGFLRGVPFIWTALHLALPWVVANGALLLIFWLIDRRNPYPSRFSREEQAHIRREGGLPLLEFHGRYNLIWLAVVLISVFMDPQQFPWIPTLSIDGVRVSFVRELVQLLAAWGCYRTATRRAITGNHFHFEPIFEVAFLFFGIFLTMMPALQLAARVASDPAVAARLTPAVLYWVTGLLSAFLDNAPTYASLVSLSMAGHELEFNQVTSVAAFAHDPATMPLLRAISSGAVLFGGLTYIGNGPNFLVRSIAHDEGINMPAFFQYIFRYSLRYLLPVLALVSVLLYWM, translated from the coding sequence TTGCTACTGCCTTTTATCAGTCTATTGGGGCTGATTGCCTCGGGGCCGCTGCTGTTTCCGCATTTCTGGGAACGTAACTACGCGCGCATTGCCATAGCGCTGGGCCTGCTTATGCTGCTTTACTACGGCTTTGCCCGCCATGACTGGCACATGGCTATAGAGACGCTGGCTGAGTATGTTTCTTTCGTAACGCTGCTGGGCGCATTGTATGTGGTAGGCGGCACGATGTACCTGAACATTGGTTTGCAAGGCACCCCGCAGCGCAACGTTATTTTGCTGACGGTTGGCGCGGTGCTGGCCAGCCTGATTGGTACTACCGGCGCTTCGCTGGTGCTTATCCGTCCCTTCATTCGTCTCAATGATGAGCGGATCAAGCCCTACCATATTGTTTTTTTCATCTTCATTGTCAGCAATGTAGGTGGGCTGCTCACTCCGCTTGGCGACCCACCCTTATTTATCGGCTTCTTGCGGGGTGTGCCGTTCATCTGGACTGCCTTGCACCTAGCCCTACCCTGGGTGGTGGCCAATGGTGCCCTCCTGTTGATTTTCTGGCTGATTGACCGCCGCAACCCCTACCCCAGCCGCTTTTCCCGCGAGGAGCAGGCGCACATCCGGCGAGAGGGCGGCCTGCCACTTCTGGAGTTTCATGGCCGCTACAATCTGATCTGGCTGGCTGTGGTTCTGATTAGCGTGTTTATGGATCCGCAGCAGTTTCCCTGGATTCCAACGTTGTCCATTGATGGCGTGCGGGTGTCGTTTGTGCGGGAATTGGTGCAGCTGCTGGCCGCCTGGGGCTGCTACCGCACGGCCACGCGCCGGGCCATCACAGGCAACCACTTCCACTTCGAGCCCATCTTTGAAGTGGCGTTTCTGTTTTTCGGCATTTTCCTGACCATGATGCCCGCTCTGCAACTGGCCGCTCGTGTGGCTTCCGACCCAGCCGTAGCCGCGCGCCTTACGCCCGCAGTGCTGTACTGGGTGACTGGTCTGCTCTCTGCCTTCCTGGATAATGCGCCTACCTATGCCAGCCTGGTATCCTTGAGCATGGCCGGGCACGAACTGGAATTCAACCAGGTAACCTCTGTGGCGGCCTTTGCCCACGACCCCGCCACGATGCCCCTGCTGCGCGCTATTTCCAGCGGCGCCGTCTTGTTTGGCGGCCTCACCTACATTGGCAATGGCCCCAACTTTCTGGTCCGCTCCATTGCCCACGACGAGGGCATCAATATGCCGGCGTTCTTCCAGTATATTTTCCGCTACTCCCTGCGATACTTGCTGCCGGTGCTGGCGCTGGTAAGCGTGCTGCTCTATTGGATGTAG
- a CDS encoding NifU family protein, whose amino-acid sequence MNTSPAASPVSIYAEASPNPESMKFVLNATLLSDGVSVDYPNVEAAANSPLAQELFNFDYVGRVFIAANFVTITKTTEHQWTQLIPELRTFLKSYVEANGPIFTVDPAEEQRAAQQAAATGDHSEQDQQTSQKIIDLLDNYVRPAVEQDGGNITFKSYNNGVVTVNLQGSCSGCPSATVTLKSGIENLLKRMVPEVTEVVAEGVTV is encoded by the coding sequence ATGAATACCAGCCCCGCCGCCTCGCCGGTTTCCATTTACGCCGAAGCCAGCCCCAACCCTGAGTCGATGAAGTTTGTGCTCAATGCCACGCTGCTCAGCGATGGTGTGAGCGTGGACTACCCCAACGTGGAAGCAGCAGCCAACTCACCGCTGGCTCAGGAGCTGTTCAACTTCGATTATGTGGGTCGGGTGTTTATTGCGGCCAACTTTGTGACCATCACCAAAACTACCGAGCACCAGTGGACCCAGCTTATTCCCGAGCTGCGCACGTTCCTGAAATCGTACGTGGAAGCTAACGGCCCCATCTTCACAGTAGATCCTGCCGAGGAGCAGCGCGCTGCCCAGCAAGCTGCTGCCACCGGCGACCATTCGGAGCAGGATCAGCAAACCAGCCAAAAAATCATTGACTTGCTGGATAACTATGTGCGACCCGCCGTGGAGCAGGATGGCGGCAACATCACCTTCAAGAGCTACAACAACGGCGTAGTAACTGTGAACCTGCAAGGCTCGTGCTCGGGCTGCCCCTCGGCCACCGTCACCCTGAAATCCGGTATTGAGAACCTGCTGAAACGCATGGTGCCCGAGGTAACGGAAGTAGTAGCCGAAGGCGTTACTGTTTAA
- the secDF gene encoding protein translocase subunit SecDF, whose product MRNKGLIIGLTVVVSALCIYFLTFTFISRRVQADAVTYATKNGTVNQQVRQRYLDSVWRAPVANILGVNYTYRDVRASELGLGLDLKGGMHVTLEVSPVEIVRAMSGNSKDPKFNQALEQAQQAQKANPSAPFTTLFLQAFRNVAPNDNLARIFANTTNKSRKIDINSSDAKVIGAIDTEIEDAIDRSFNILRTRIDKFGTSQPNIQRVKGTGRIQVELPGVDNPDRVRKLLQGQAKLEFWEVWRQDEFGPYLQQLDQALVAKEATEKAAAPTTATAATAATTAPGDTSSLASQLAKKGNTAATDSAKGPQGSVLARLLTMPVPGQLGVNIRDTARMNDVLTSQEARATLPPNLTFMWNVKPQEIGGQEYLSLVAVRKASGATAPLEGDVVADARGDIDPQRGGAEVSMSMTPAGAKKWQKLTGNNIGRQVAIVLDDNVYSDPVVQAEIAGGNTSISGNFSIEEAQDLANVLKAGKLPAPTRIVEEAVVGPSLGQEAINQGLYSSVAGLLIIMGFMALYYGRAGLVADASLLFNIFLILGILAQFQFALTLPGIAGLILVFASSIDANVLIFERIREELDHGHLLKDAINAGYSRAFSAIFDSNVTTLIIALTLFIFGTGPVQNFAVTLLIGIFTSFLSAVFVSRLIIEWLVKGKETSKITFSTFLSRKLFKNVSLDIIGKRKIAYVFSTIFIVIGFVLMAVQGGPNLGVDFRGGRAYVVDFNKAMEASEVHDAIVADLGGAGTEVKTFGTPSRLRITTGYLADDETVAADKKVAATLLNGLKKDFGADAPVIKSTSKVGATIADDIKKTSVLSLGLTLLGIFVYVLLRFSRWQYSMAAVIALFHDALLVVACYPIARLFGLNYEMDQIFVAAVLTVLGFSMNDTVVIFDRIREYMRENPHLTFAQVANPALNSTFSRTMITSTTVFLVVLVLYIFGGETLRSFSFAMLVGIVFGTYSSLFIATPVILDTYGRKEARERGTDISTHLGDADAPKLSTSNV is encoded by the coding sequence ATGCGTAATAAAGGACTCATCATTGGGCTGACCGTTGTGGTATCGGCCCTGTGTATTTACTTTCTCACGTTCACGTTCATCTCGCGCCGGGTGCAGGCCGATGCCGTGACGTATGCCACCAAGAATGGCACCGTAAACCAACAGGTGCGCCAACGCTACCTCGACTCGGTATGGCGTGCACCCGTGGCTAACATCCTGGGCGTTAACTACACTTACCGTGACGTACGTGCCTCGGAGCTAGGCCTAGGCCTGGACCTGAAAGGCGGTATGCACGTGACGCTGGAAGTGTCGCCGGTGGAGATTGTACGCGCCATGAGCGGCAACTCCAAAGACCCCAAATTCAACCAGGCGCTGGAGCAGGCGCAACAAGCGCAGAAGGCCAATCCTTCGGCGCCGTTCACCACGTTGTTTTTGCAGGCCTTCCGCAACGTAGCGCCCAACGACAACCTAGCGCGCATTTTTGCCAATACCACCAACAAGAGCCGCAAAATCGACATCAACTCGTCGGACGCCAAGGTGATTGGCGCTATCGACACCGAGATTGAAGATGCCATCGACCGCTCGTTTAATATTCTGCGTACGCGTATCGACAAGTTTGGCACCAGCCAGCCTAACATTCAACGCGTAAAAGGTACCGGTCGCATTCAGGTGGAGCTACCCGGCGTAGACAACCCCGACCGCGTGCGCAAGCTGTTGCAAGGCCAGGCCAAGCTGGAGTTCTGGGAAGTATGGCGTCAGGATGAGTTCGGTCCCTACCTCCAGCAGCTCGATCAGGCATTGGTAGCCAAAGAAGCCACCGAGAAAGCCGCCGCTCCTACCACCGCTACAGCTGCTACGGCTGCCACTACTGCTCCTGGCGATACGTCGTCGCTGGCCAGCCAGTTGGCGAAGAAAGGCAATACTGCCGCTACCGACTCAGCCAAAGGTCCACAGGGTTCTGTATTGGCCCGCTTGCTTACCATGCCGGTACCTGGCCAGTTGGGCGTTAATATCCGCGACACGGCCCGCATGAACGATGTGCTGACTTCGCAGGAAGCACGTGCTACCCTTCCTCCCAACCTTACCTTCATGTGGAACGTGAAGCCTCAGGAGATTGGTGGCCAAGAATATTTGAGCCTGGTAGCCGTACGGAAAGCATCGGGTGCTACGGCCCCGCTGGAAGGCGACGTGGTGGCTGATGCCCGCGGTGACATTGACCCCCAGCGCGGTGGTGCTGAGGTAAGCATGAGCATGACACCAGCCGGCGCCAAGAAATGGCAGAAGCTGACTGGCAACAACATCGGCCGCCAAGTAGCCATCGTCCTCGACGACAATGTGTATTCCGACCCTGTAGTACAGGCTGAAATTGCCGGCGGCAACACCAGCATTTCGGGTAACTTCTCCATTGAAGAGGCTCAGGACCTTGCTAACGTACTGAAGGCTGGTAAGTTGCCTGCCCCTACCCGCATTGTAGAAGAAGCCGTGGTAGGTCCGTCGCTGGGCCAGGAAGCTATCAACCAAGGCCTATATTCGTCGGTAGCTGGTCTGCTGATCATCATGGGCTTTATGGCCCTATACTACGGCCGCGCCGGTCTGGTGGCTGATGCTTCGCTGCTGTTCAACATCTTCCTGATTCTGGGTATTCTGGCTCAGTTCCAGTTTGCCCTCACGCTGCCCGGCATTGCCGGTCTGATTCTGGTATTCGCTTCGTCGATTGACGCCAACGTGCTGATTTTCGAGCGCATTCGGGAAGAGCTTGACCACGGTCACTTGTTGAAGGATGCCATCAACGCGGGTTATTCGCGCGCTTTCTCGGCCATCTTCGACTCCAACGTAACCACGCTTATCATCGCCCTCACGCTGTTCATCTTCGGTACGGGTCCGGTGCAGAACTTCGCCGTAACGCTGCTGATTGGCATTTTCACCTCCTTCCTCTCGGCTGTATTCGTGTCGCGTCTCATCATTGAGTGGCTGGTGAAAGGCAAGGAAACGAGCAAGATTACTTTCTCTACCTTCCTCTCGCGCAAGCTGTTCAAAAATGTGAGCCTGGACATTATCGGCAAGCGCAAGATTGCTTACGTCTTCTCAACAATCTTTATCGTTATCGGCTTTGTGCTGATGGCAGTGCAAGGGGGTCCGAACCTGGGCGTTGACTTCCGCGGGGGTCGTGCCTATGTGGTAGACTTCAATAAAGCGATGGAAGCCTCGGAAGTACACGATGCCATTGTAGCCGACCTTGGCGGTGCTGGTACCGAAGTAAAAACGTTTGGTACGCCCAGCCGTCTGCGCATCACCACGGGCTACCTAGCCGACGATGAAACGGTGGCTGCCGACAAAAAAGTAGCAGCTACCCTGTTGAATGGTTTGAAGAAGGATTTCGGCGCCGATGCGCCGGTTATCAAGTCTACCTCCAAGGTAGGTGCTACCATTGCCGATGACATCAAGAAAACTTCGGTATTGAGTCTGGGCTTGACGCTGCTGGGTATTTTTGTGTACGTATTGCTGCGCTTCTCGCGCTGGCAGTATTCTATGGCGGCGGTTATTGCGCTGTTTCACGATGCCCTGCTGGTGGTTGCCTGCTACCCTATCGCCCGCTTGTTTGGCCTGAACTATGAGATGGACCAGATTTTTGTGGCAGCCGTGCTCACGGTGCTAGGCTTCTCGATGAACGATACGGTGGTAATCTTCGACCGTATTCGGGAGTATATGCGCGAAAACCCGCACCTCACATTTGCGCAGGTAGCCAACCCGGCCCTGAACAGTACGTTCTCCCGTACCATGATTACTTCTACTACCGTATTCCTGGTAGTACTGGTGCTCTACATCTTCGGGGGTGAAACGCTGCGTTCGTTCTCGTTTGCTATGCTGGTGGGTATTGTGTTTGGTACATATTCATCGCTGTTCATTGCTACGCCGGTTATTCTTGACACTTACGGTCGTAAAGAGGCTCGCGAGCGAGGCACCGATATTTCCACGCACCTTGGCGATGCTGATGCACCTAAGTTGTCGACATCTAATGTCTAG
- a CDS encoding uridine kinase family protein, whose amino-acid sequence MQQPFIVGITGGSASGKTTFLRRLLASFPEEEICLISQDNYYHPRETQLVDAQGVTNFDLPTSIDSASYAADVLSISQGKEVRRPEYTFNNPDAPVQELVFRPAPIVVVEGIFVFHFEEVARLLNLKVFIDAQEHVKVLRRIVRDRDERGYDLEDVLYRYINHVAPTYDKFIKPYRNDADIIIPNNSRFDMGLEVLVSFLKSKVQG is encoded by the coding sequence ATGCAACAACCTTTCATCGTCGGCATTACGGGGGGTAGCGCCTCGGGCAAAACTACTTTTTTGCGCCGCCTGCTGGCTTCGTTTCCCGAAGAGGAAATCTGCCTGATTTCGCAGGACAACTACTACCACCCGCGCGAAACGCAGCTGGTCGATGCGCAGGGCGTCACCAACTTCGACCTGCCTACTTCTATCGATTCGGCCTCCTACGCCGCCGACGTACTTAGCATCAGCCAGGGCAAGGAAGTGCGCCGGCCGGAGTATACCTTCAATAACCCTGACGCCCCAGTGCAGGAACTAGTGTTCCGGCCCGCGCCCATTGTGGTAGTAGAAGGCATTTTCGTGTTTCACTTTGAGGAAGTGGCACGCCTGCTCAACTTGAAAGTTTTTATTGATGCTCAGGAGCACGTGAAGGTGCTGCGTCGCATTGTGCGCGACCGGGACGAGCGGGGCTACGACCTAGAAGACGTGCTCTATCGTTACATCAACCACGTGGCTCCTACCTACGACAAGTTCATCAAGCCCTACCGCAACGACGCGGACATCATCATCCCTAATAATAGCCGCTTCGACATGGGCCTAGAGGTGCTGGTGTCTTTCCTGAAGTCGAAGGTGCAAGGGTAA
- the rdgB gene encoding RdgB/HAM1 family non-canonical purine NTP pyrophosphatase: protein MRLCFASNNAHKLDEIRAILPSSIELVSLADIGGPDDLPETQDTLAGNAHQKAQYVWDHFGVACFADDTGLEIDALNGAPGVYSARYAGPQRLAADNVAKVLTELADAPTRTANFRTVIALILSNSEKYTFNGVVEGLITTEPRGGAGFGYDPIFQPTGFNETFAEMPLDQKNTLSHRARAVQELVAFFEAREK, encoded by the coding sequence ATGCGCCTTTGCTTTGCTTCCAATAATGCTCACAAGCTCGATGAAATCAGGGCTATTCTGCCCAGCTCCATTGAGCTGGTAAGTCTGGCCGATATAGGTGGCCCCGATGACCTACCTGAAACCCAGGACACACTGGCCGGCAACGCTCACCAGAAAGCGCAGTACGTGTGGGACCACTTCGGCGTGGCCTGCTTTGCTGACGATACTGGCCTGGAAATCGACGCGCTAAACGGGGCGCCGGGCGTGTACTCGGCTCGCTATGCCGGCCCCCAGCGTCTGGCCGCCGATAACGTGGCCAAGGTATTGACCGAGTTGGCTGATGCCCCTACCCGTACGGCTAACTTCCGCACCGTTATTGCCCTTATTCTTTCTAACTCAGAGAAGTATACATTTAATGGTGTGGTAGAAGGACTGATTACGACGGAGCCCCGCGGTGGCGCCGGCTTCGGCTATGACCCTATTTTTCAGCCTACCGGCTTCAACGAGACGTTTGCCGAGATGCCGCTGGACCAGAAAAACACCCTTAGCCACCGCGCCCGCGCCGTGCAGGAGCTTGTTGCTTTTTTCGAAGCCAGAGAAAAATAG
- a CDS encoding type B 50S ribosomal protein L31, with translation MKKDIHPEYREVVFQDTSSDFKFITRSTMNSSETITMEDGKTYPVIKVEVSSASHPFYTGKNVFIDTAGRVEKFRNRYQKK, from the coding sequence ATGAAAAAAGACATTCATCCCGAGTACCGCGAAGTGGTATTCCAGGACACGTCCAGCGACTTCAAATTCATCACCCGTTCGACGATGAACTCGAGCGAGACTATCACGATGGAAGACGGCAAGACGTACCCCGTGATTAAAGTAGAAGTAAGCAGTGCCTCGCACCCCTTCTACACCGGCAAAAACGTGTTCATCGACACCGCCGGCCGTGTGGAGAAATTCCGCAACCGCTACCAGAAGAAATAA
- a CDS encoding GlmU family protein translates to MHILLFDDPAIQPNLLPFTFTRPVAALRCGILTIAEKWQRRLQQPVHYLTQPHLREKFSAGPTDGPALVINGAVCPSEKLIEQVQALQPGEALLSEELLVAAYLPDASKVAELIQDGYRNVRQVKGSITIISQPWHLFQQNGAQIREDFTLLTAGRESQPVNDAPTIVYGAENIFIEEGVKIRAAILNAEDGPIYLGKGVHVHEGAILKGPLAVCENAHVNVGAKLRGDNTVGPYCRVGGEMANSILMAYSNKGHEGYLGNSVVGQWCNLGADTNTSNLKNNYAPVKIWSHSAGRFVNTGLQFCGLMMGDHSKCAINTMFNTGTVVGVGANIFGAGFPRNFVPSFSWGGSAGFETFRLPKAGEVAERVMSRRNLPYDQTEQDIMAYVYEATAKDRVWERAAGNSAAPVVIE, encoded by the coding sequence ATGCATATCCTTCTGTTCGACGACCCGGCTATTCAGCCTAATCTGCTGCCTTTCACCTTCACCCGGCCCGTAGCCGCCCTGCGCTGCGGCATCCTGACCATTGCCGAAAAGTGGCAACGCAGGCTACAGCAGCCAGTGCACTACCTTACGCAACCGCACTTGCGCGAAAAGTTCTCCGCCGGCCCTACCGATGGCCCGGCACTGGTCATCAACGGCGCGGTATGCCCTAGTGAAAAGCTGATAGAGCAGGTGCAGGCCTTGCAGCCCGGTGAAGCGCTCCTGAGCGAGGAACTGCTGGTAGCGGCCTACCTACCCGATGCTTCCAAAGTGGCCGAGCTGATTCAGGATGGCTACCGCAACGTGCGGCAGGTGAAGGGCAGTATTACGATCATCAGTCAACCCTGGCACCTGTTTCAGCAAAATGGCGCCCAGATTCGAGAAGACTTTACCTTACTGACTGCAGGTCGGGAGTCGCAGCCCGTAAACGACGCACCTACCATTGTATATGGTGCGGAGAACATCTTTATTGAGGAAGGCGTGAAGATTCGGGCAGCTATTCTCAACGCCGAGGATGGTCCGATTTACCTGGGTAAAGGTGTGCACGTGCACGAAGGGGCTATTTTGAAAGGTCCGCTGGCGGTGTGCGAAAACGCACACGTGAATGTAGGCGCCAAGCTGCGCGGCGATAATACGGTGGGCCCCTACTGCCGGGTAGGCGGCGAAATGGCTAATAGCATCTTGATGGCCTATTCCAACAAAGGCCACGAGGGCTACCTCGGCAACTCCGTGGTAGGCCAGTGGTGCAACCTGGGTGCCGATACCAACACATCGAACCTGAAAAACAACTACGCGCCCGTAAAAATCTGGAGCCACTCGGCGGGGCGCTTCGTGAATACCGGGCTGCAATTCTGCGGGCTGATGATGGGCGACCATAGCAAATGCGCCATTAATACCATGTTTAATACCGGTACTGTGGTAGGAGTAGGGGCCAACATCTTTGGGGCAGGTTTCCCGCGCAACTTTGTGCCGTCGTTCAGTTGGGGCGGCTCGGCGGGCTTCGAAACCTTCCGCCTACCCAAAGCCGGTGAAGTAGCCGAGCGCGTAATGAGCCGCCGCAACCTGCCCTACGACCAAACGGAGCAGGATATTATGGCTTACGTGTACGAGGCCACAGCCAAAGACCGCGTGTGGGAACGGGCTGCAGGTAATAGTGCCGCGCCAGTGGTGATAGAGTAG